TGCGGTATTTTTTTATAACGTTTTTTTACAAATCAACCAAAATCAAAATTGCGGCTTCACCGCCCCATTCTCTTGGCGCTTGATGCAATGCCCGCACTTTAGGATGTTGTACTAGCCAACGTGGAATTTGTTTTTTCAATGTAAAGGTGCCATAGCCCGTCATGATACTGGCACAATCAATATGCTCATTTTCACAAGCCAGTAAAAGTGCGGCTAATTCTTGCTTAGCTTGTTCACGGGTTAAACCGTGTAAATCTAAAAACAATTCTGGCGAAAAATCTCCACGACGAAGTTGTTTTAATAAATGGGAATCTTCCCCATCACGTAAATATTTCACAACACCATCATGCTCATTCAGTAACGGCTCATATTCATCAGAAAAATAAAATAACGTATCTTCTTTCGCTCGTAATTCTTTCAATTCTATTTTTTTCTGATCACGTTTTTGGTGAGGGGCAACAAAAGTATCTTGTTTCATTGGCTTAATGCCTTTGGTTTCCGCACGGAATAAATCAAATTCGTCTTGCATTTTTTTCTCATTAATTTCAAATTTTGCGTATCATATCATAGTTCTACATTCTCATCTGTGGTATAACTACGCCAAATTTTCATACCGAATTTTATGCTAACTTTTCTACTCACTTTTATGGAGAAATGCGATGGAAACTTCACATAACCAAGAATTAGTTGCAACTATCTTGGAAGATAATGTTGCAAACGAACTGCAAACCATCCAAGATTTTCTGCGTTGGACGTATAGCATTCTCAATCGTTCTGATATTTACTTCGGGCAAGGGCACGATAATCCTTGGGATGAAAGCCTGCAACTCGTTTTAAGTGGCTTACATTTACCCATTGATTTACCTACCGAATTATTTAACAGTCGATTAACCCCATCTGAAAAAGAAACCTTAGTTCAACTTGTATTAACCCGAATCGAACAACGCATACCTGTGGCATATTTAACGAATAGCGCTTGGTTCTGCGGTCACGAATTTTATGTCGATGAACGAACCATTATTCCACGTTCTCCAATTAGTGCTTTA
The nucleotide sequence above comes from Haemophilus influenzae. Encoded proteins:
- the smrB gene encoding endonuclease SmrB, whose amino-acid sequence is MQDEFDLFRAETKGIKPMKQDTFVAPHQKRDQKKIELKELRAKEDTLFYFSDEYEPLLNEHDGVVKYLRDGEDSHLLKQLRRGDFSPELFLDLHGLTREQAKQELAALLLACENEHIDCASIMTGYGTFTLKKQIPRWLVQHPKVRALHQAPREWGGEAAILILVDL